In Primulina eburnea isolate SZY01 chromosome 5, ASM2296580v1, whole genome shotgun sequence, a single window of DNA contains:
- the LOC140831615 gene encoding NDR1/HIN1-like protein 1, giving the protein MSEKPTQDQHHHILWPRKITRRFCACLIIFTFIVLLTIFLVWASLQPQKPSFTLQDATIFNLNVTAPNVISTTLQITINSHNPNSNIGIYYDRMEVYAAYHHQQITYPTVIPPVYQGHKDDNVWSPFIYGTTVPVAPYNGLSLSQDQANGAIALVIRLNGRVKWKVGNFVSGLYHLHVSCPAYIPIGNSKNTGIVIGNAIKYQLSQSCGVNV; this is encoded by the coding sequence ATGTCGGAGAAACCAACCCAAGACCAACATCACCACATCTTGTGGCCACGAAAAATCACCCGTCGTTTCTGCGCGTGCCTCATCATCTTTACGTTCATCGTCCTGCTGACCATCTTCCTCGTCTGGGCCAGTCTCCAGCCTCAAAAACCCTCCTTCACCCTCCAAGACGCAACCATCTTCAACCTCAACGTCACCGCCCCCAATGTCATCTCCACCACCCTGCAGATCACCATCAACTCCCACAACCCCAACTCCAACATCGGCATATACTACGACAGAATGGAGGTCTACGCCGCCTATCACCACCAGCAAATCACTTACCCCACCGTCATCCCTCCGGTCTACCAAGGCCACAAGGACGACAACGTCTGGTCTCCGTTCATCTACGGCACCACCGTCCCTGTGGCGCCGTACAACGGCCTCTCCCTCAGCCAGGACCAGGCTAACGGCGCCATAGCCTTGGTGATCAGGCTCAACGGGCGCGTGAAATGGAAGGTGGGGAACTTTGTGTCTGGCCTTTACCATCTTCACGTCAGCTGCCCCGCTTATATTCCGATCGGCAATAGCAAGAACACTGGAATCGTGATCGGAAATGCGATTAAGTATCAGCTCTCGCAGAGCTGTGGTGTTAACGTTTGA